The Chlorocebus sabaeus isolate Y175 chromosome 16, mChlSab1.0.hap1, whole genome shotgun sequence genome window below encodes:
- the LOC103243813 gene encoding galectin-9B-like isoform X3, whose amino-acid sequence MAFSGSQAPYLSPAVPFSGTIQGGLQDGLQITVNGTVLSSSGSRFAVDFQTGFSGNDIAFHFNPRFEDGGYVVCNTRQKRRWGPEERKMHMPLQKGMPFDLCFLVQSSDFKVMVNGSLFVQYFHRVPFHRVDTISVNGSVQLSYISFQPPGVRPANPAPITQTVIHTVQSAPGQMFSTPALPPMMYPHPAYPMPFVTTILGGLYPSKSIILTGTVLPSAQRFHINLCSGSHIAFHLNPRFDENAVVRNTQINNCWGSEERSLPRKMPFVRGQSFSVWILCDAHCLKVAVDGQHLFEYYHRLRNLPAINKLEVGGDIQLTHVQT is encoded by the exons ATGGCCTTCAGCGGTTCCCAGGCTCCCTACCTGAGCCCA GCCGTCCCCTTTTCTGGGACTATCCAAGGGGGTCTCCAGGACGGACTTCAGATCACTGTCAATGGGACTGTTCTCAGCTCCAGTggaagcag GTTTGCTGTGGACTTTCAGACCGGCTTCAGTGGAAACGACATTGCCTTCCACTTCAACCCCCGGTTTGAAGACGGAGGGTACGTGGTGTGCAACACGAGGCAGAAAAGAAGATGGGGGCCCGAGGAGAGGAAGATGCACATGCCCCTCCAGAAGGGGATGCCCTttgacctctgcttcctggtgCAGAGCTCGGATTTCAAG GTGATGGTGAACGGGAGCCTCTTCGTGCAGTACTTCCACCGCGTGCCCTTCCACCGTGTGGACACCATCTCCGTCAATGGCTCTGTGCAGCTGTCCTACATCAGCTTCCAG CCTCCTGGCGTGCGGCCTGCCAACCCGGCTCCCATT ACCCAGACAGTCATCCACACGGTGCAGAGCGCCCCTGGACAGATGTTCTCT ACTCCTGCCCTCCCACCTATGATGTACCCCCACCCCGCCTAT CCAATGCCTTTTGTCACCACCATTCTGGGAGGACTGTATCCATCCAAGTCCATCATCCTGACGGGCACTGTCCTGCCCAGTGCTCAGAG GTTCCACATCAACCTGTGCTCTGGGAGCCACATCGCCTTCCACCTGAACCCCCGTTTTGATGAGAACGCTGTGGTCCGCAACACCCAGATCAACAACTGTTGGGGGTCTGAGGAGCGAAGTCTGCCCCGAAAAATGCCCTTCGTCCGAGGCCAGAGCTTCTCG GTGTGGATCTTGTGTGACGCGCACTGCCTCAAGGTGGCCGTGGATGGTCAGCACCTGTTTGAATATTACCATCGCCTGAGGAACCTGCCCGCCATCAACAAACTGGAAGTGGGGGGCGACATCCAGCTGACCCACGTGCAGACATAG
- the LOC103243813 gene encoding galectin-9B-like isoform X4 — MAFSGSQAPYLSPAVPFSGTIQGGLQDGLQITVNGTVLSSSGSRFAVDFQTGFSGNDIAFHFNPRFEDGGYVVCNTRQKRRWGPEERKMHMPLQKGMPFDLCFLVQSSDFKVMVNGSLFVQYFHRVPFHRVDTISVNGSVQLSYISFQTQTVIHTVQSAPGQMFSTPALPPMMYPHPAYPMPFVTTILGGLYPSKSIILTGTVLPSAQRFHINLCSGSHIAFHLNPRFDENAVVRNTQINNCWGSEERSLPRKMPFVRGQSFSVWILCDAHCLKVAVDGQHLFEYYHRLRNLPAINKLEVGGDIQLTHVQT, encoded by the exons ATGGCCTTCAGCGGTTCCCAGGCTCCCTACCTGAGCCCA GCCGTCCCCTTTTCTGGGACTATCCAAGGGGGTCTCCAGGACGGACTTCAGATCACTGTCAATGGGACTGTTCTCAGCTCCAGTggaagcag GTTTGCTGTGGACTTTCAGACCGGCTTCAGTGGAAACGACATTGCCTTCCACTTCAACCCCCGGTTTGAAGACGGAGGGTACGTGGTGTGCAACACGAGGCAGAAAAGAAGATGGGGGCCCGAGGAGAGGAAGATGCACATGCCCCTCCAGAAGGGGATGCCCTttgacctctgcttcctggtgCAGAGCTCGGATTTCAAG GTGATGGTGAACGGGAGCCTCTTCGTGCAGTACTTCCACCGCGTGCCCTTCCACCGTGTGGACACCATCTCCGTCAATGGCTCTGTGCAGCTGTCCTACATCAGCTTCCAG ACCCAGACAGTCATCCACACGGTGCAGAGCGCCCCTGGACAGATGTTCTCT ACTCCTGCCCTCCCACCTATGATGTACCCCCACCCCGCCTAT CCAATGCCTTTTGTCACCACCATTCTGGGAGGACTGTATCCATCCAAGTCCATCATCCTGACGGGCACTGTCCTGCCCAGTGCTCAGAG GTTCCACATCAACCTGTGCTCTGGGAGCCACATCGCCTTCCACCTGAACCCCCGTTTTGATGAGAACGCTGTGGTCCGCAACACCCAGATCAACAACTGTTGGGGGTCTGAGGAGCGAAGTCTGCCCCGAAAAATGCCCTTCGTCCGAGGCCAGAGCTTCTCG GTGTGGATCTTGTGTGACGCGCACTGCCTCAAGGTGGCCGTGGATGGTCAGCACCTGTTTGAATATTACCATCGCCTGAGGAACCTGCCCGCCATCAACAAACTGGAAGTGGGGGGCGACATCCAGCTGACCCACGTGCAGACATAG
- the LOC103243813 gene encoding uncharacterized protein isoform X1, translating into MAFSGSQAPYLSPAVPFSGTIQGGLQDGLQITVNGTVLSSSGSRFAVDFQTGFSGNDIAFHFNPRFEDGGYVVCNTRQKRRWGPEERKMHMPLQKGMPFDLCFLVQSSDFKVMVNGSLFVQYFHRVPFHRVDTISVNGSVQLSYISFQNPRTVPVQPAFSMVPFSQPVCFPPRPRGRRQKVSSTQRPRVAEQTAGRTEGLRGRPQPGGHQGLQPHRAHSRAPCLCPLDTQSWGPGGRPGFFTPPSLCLSKAPTYLPPKVTTVAQASGIPHHDDRGPVPHPPTPNHCPSDLLMRKSDHTLSLLKNLNSPKPFKYSPNSPAGHTGSSRVWPQSTSLPHPQPTKLTQPLQLTQGPLGPPCFCICCPWPRKHPLPACPQHTPNRPSVLCLSVSPLGVLPAQNIVGRSRHVPMESVHICATPVHSTPL; encoded by the exons ATGGCCTTCAGCGGTTCCCAGGCTCCCTACCTGAGCCCA GCCGTCCCCTTTTCTGGGACTATCCAAGGGGGTCTCCAGGACGGACTTCAGATCACTGTCAATGGGACTGTTCTCAGCTCCAGTggaagcag GTTTGCTGTGGACTTTCAGACCGGCTTCAGTGGAAACGACATTGCCTTCCACTTCAACCCCCGGTTTGAAGACGGAGGGTACGTGGTGTGCAACACGAGGCAGAAAAGAAGATGGGGGCCCGAGGAGAGGAAGATGCACATGCCCCTCCAGAAGGGGATGCCCTttgacctctgcttcctggtgCAGAGCTCGGATTTCAAG GTGATGGTGAACGGGAGCCTCTTCGTGCAGTACTTCCACCGCGTGCCCTTCCACCGTGTGGACACCATCTCCGTCAATGGCTCTGTGCAGCTGTCCTACATCAGCTTCCAG AACCCCCGCACAGTCCCTGTTCAGCCCGCCTTCTCCATGGTGCCGTTCTCCCAGCCTGTCTGTTTCCCACCCAGGCCCAGGGGGCGCAGACAAAAAGTGAGTTCAACACAGAGGCCCCGGGTGGCTGAGCAGACAGCAGGAAGGACCGAGGGTCTGAGAGGCCGGCCCCAGCCAGGAGGACACCAGGGCCTACAGCCCCATCGTGCCCACTCAAGAGCTCCCTGTCTCTGTCCGCTGGACACCCAGAGCTGGGGACCTGGGGGTCGCCCTGGATTCTTCACTCCCCCTTCTTTATGTCTCTCCAAGGCACCAACGTATCTCCCTCCCAAAGTCACCACCGTAGCCCAGGCCTCTGGGATTCCTCACCATGACGACAGGGGTCCAGTtccccacccccccacacccAACCACTGCCCCAGTGACCTTCTTATGAGAAAATCTGATCACACCCTCTCCCTGCTTAAAAATCTTAACAGCCCCAAGCCCTTCAAATACAGCCCAAATTCCCCAGCAGGGCATACAGGTTCCTCCCGAGTCTGGCCCCAATCAACCTCCCTGCCTCACCCCCAACCCACGAAGCTCACGCAGCCTCTGCAGCTCACTCAGGGCCCGCTCGGGCCACCATGCTTTTGCATATGCTGTCCCTGGCCCCGGAAGCACCCTCTGCCAGCCTGCCCCCAGCACACGCCTAATCGCCCTTCCGTGCTCTGCCTAAGTGTCTCTCCTCTGGGAGTCCTCCCTGCCCAGAATATTGTTGGACGCTCCCGCCATGTCCCCATGGAGTCTGTACATATCTGCGCCACGCCAGTTCACAGCACCCCATTGTAA
- the LOC103243813 gene encoding galectin-9-like isoform X5, whose amino-acid sequence MAFSGSQAPYLSPAVPFSGTIQGGLQDGLQITVNGTVLSSSGSRFAVDFQTGFSGNDIAFHFNPRFEDGGYVVCNTRQKRRWGPEERKMHMPLQKGMPFDLCFLVQSSDFKVMVNGSLFVQYFHRVPFHRVDTISVNGSVQLSYISFQPPGVRPANPAPITQTVIHTVQSAPGQMFSTPALPPMMYPHPAYPMPFVTTILGGLYPSKSIILTGTVLPSAQRCGSCVTRTASRWPWMVSTCLNITIA is encoded by the exons ATGGCCTTCAGCGGTTCCCAGGCTCCCTACCTGAGCCCA GCCGTCCCCTTTTCTGGGACTATCCAAGGGGGTCTCCAGGACGGACTTCAGATCACTGTCAATGGGACTGTTCTCAGCTCCAGTggaagcag GTTTGCTGTGGACTTTCAGACCGGCTTCAGTGGAAACGACATTGCCTTCCACTTCAACCCCCGGTTTGAAGACGGAGGGTACGTGGTGTGCAACACGAGGCAGAAAAGAAGATGGGGGCCCGAGGAGAGGAAGATGCACATGCCCCTCCAGAAGGGGATGCCCTttgacctctgcttcctggtgCAGAGCTCGGATTTCAAG GTGATGGTGAACGGGAGCCTCTTCGTGCAGTACTTCCACCGCGTGCCCTTCCACCGTGTGGACACCATCTCCGTCAATGGCTCTGTGCAGCTGTCCTACATCAGCTTCCAG CCTCCTGGCGTGCGGCCTGCCAACCCGGCTCCCATT ACCCAGACAGTCATCCACACGGTGCAGAGCGCCCCTGGACAGATGTTCTCT ACTCCTGCCCTCCCACCTATGATGTACCCCCACCCCGCCTAT CCAATGCCTTTTGTCACCACCATTCTGGGAGGACTGTATCCATCCAAGTCCATCATCCTGACGGGCACTGTCCTGCCCAGTGCTCAGAG GTGTGGATCTTGTGTGACGCGCACTGCCTCAAGGTGGCCGTGGATGGTCAGCACCTGTTTGAATATTACCATCGCCTGA
- the LOC103243813 gene encoding galectin-9B-like isoform X2, with protein sequence MAFSGSQAPYLSPAVPFSGTIQGGLQDGLQITVNGTVLSSSGSRFAVDFQTGFSGNDIAFHFNPRFEDGGYVVCNTRQKRRWGPEERKMHMPLQKGMPFDLCFLVQSSDFKVMVNGSLFVQYFHRVPFHRVDTISVNGSVQLSYISFQNPRTVPVQPAFSMVPFSQPVCFPPRPRGRRQKPPGVRPANPAPITQTVIHTVQSAPGQMFSTPALPPMMYPHPAYPMPFVTTILGGLYPSKSIILTGTVLPSAQRFHINLCSGSHIAFHLNPRFDENAVVRNTQINNCWGSEERSLPRKMPFVRGQSFSVWILCDAHCLKVAVDGQHLFEYYHRLRNLPAINKLEVGGDIQLTHVQT encoded by the exons ATGGCCTTCAGCGGTTCCCAGGCTCCCTACCTGAGCCCA GCCGTCCCCTTTTCTGGGACTATCCAAGGGGGTCTCCAGGACGGACTTCAGATCACTGTCAATGGGACTGTTCTCAGCTCCAGTggaagcag GTTTGCTGTGGACTTTCAGACCGGCTTCAGTGGAAACGACATTGCCTTCCACTTCAACCCCCGGTTTGAAGACGGAGGGTACGTGGTGTGCAACACGAGGCAGAAAAGAAGATGGGGGCCCGAGGAGAGGAAGATGCACATGCCCCTCCAGAAGGGGATGCCCTttgacctctgcttcctggtgCAGAGCTCGGATTTCAAG GTGATGGTGAACGGGAGCCTCTTCGTGCAGTACTTCCACCGCGTGCCCTTCCACCGTGTGGACACCATCTCCGTCAATGGCTCTGTGCAGCTGTCCTACATCAGCTTCCAG AACCCCCGCACAGTCCCTGTTCAGCCCGCCTTCTCCATGGTGCCGTTCTCCCAGCCTGTCTGTTTCCCACCCAGGCCCAGGGGGCGCAGACAAAAA CCTCCTGGCGTGCGGCCTGCCAACCCGGCTCCCATT ACCCAGACAGTCATCCACACGGTGCAGAGCGCCCCTGGACAGATGTTCTCT ACTCCTGCCCTCCCACCTATGATGTACCCCCACCCCGCCTAT CCAATGCCTTTTGTCACCACCATTCTGGGAGGACTGTATCCATCCAAGTCCATCATCCTGACGGGCACTGTCCTGCCCAGTGCTCAGAG GTTCCACATCAACCTGTGCTCTGGGAGCCACATCGCCTTCCACCTGAACCCCCGTTTTGATGAGAACGCTGTGGTCCGCAACACCCAGATCAACAACTGTTGGGGGTCTGAGGAGCGAAGTCTGCCCCGAAAAATGCCCTTCGTCCGAGGCCAGAGCTTCTCG GTGTGGATCTTGTGTGACGCGCACTGCCTCAAGGTGGCCGTGGATGGTCAGCACCTGTTTGAATATTACCATCGCCTGAGGAACCTGCCCGCCATCAACAAACTGGAAGTGGGGGGCGACATCCAGCTGACCCACGTGCAGACATAG